From Gossypium raimondii isolate GPD5lz chromosome 11, ASM2569854v1, whole genome shotgun sequence:
taaataatatacatttaacattcgaacatattaaaataatctaagctaataatttcataccattaattcaatacaaaacttatacatatgcatatacatTCACATTCGACctcatgtatacatatataattacatacctaatttcaattcaagaaattatacatgtacatttatacatattcgaatctaccatataaatgtataaattcatactcaatttcaaaacaagaacttatacatatatatatacttatataatcATTCGaaccttatatatatacatatatcttatacatatctttgattaatccaataatttatacatttatataattatataccatttatactttaactaaatttaaaggtttatataagtataaacctatatatattcgaacattaataatacatgtatatcattcatactttattttatttcaatcaatatacttttaaattaaatttcaacaaaaatacaatacatttacatacatatataccgatttaataacattaaatagctaatagacttacctcgaaTAATGAAAAATCGAAACTGGACGATTAGTCGacgactttagcttttccccgatccaactccgatttctttggttcttgatctaaatatattcaaaatgagctaaattaaatattattacattcattttagtccaaaaacacataaatgggcaaattatcattttacccctgacatttacactttttgcaatttagtccctattgcataaaacacaaaatacacaaaatttgcccacaaTATACAAGGGTTGAATGTTCCTAGTGCTCATaaaagtccacacatttcatttatttcacattttagtcccctaaaaattcaatttcacaatttatccctaattactcaatttcaccaaaaattcaaagacaaaacatgttaatctttcacatatctttcatatttcatcatcaactatcacaaatctcaagcattcatcaatgacatatcacaaaatcatcaccaaattctaaaattaaagcatgggtcttgtagtacCTAAAACAACGATCTCAACAacgtaaaaatttcaaaaacgaACAAAAACAAACCTTTAATTAAGCAAGGATATGGCGGAACCTTCTTCAAGCATTTTAATAGCTTTCTTTCATCTCAACTTCCGCTAAAGAAGATGATACAAactatattttatgttttaactattatgtattataataatttataatttactaatttaaccttattaaaaataattataaactttatatattaaGGTTAGTTTTGACCTTAGCCACCCACTATCTAACTAGTGGTTAAATTGCATCTTTAAACCTTCtaattaaaaagacaacaacaaatagatgcttttagatttaacccctaaattttcattttgcgcaattaagccctttttatcaaattaagcactcaaacgatcaaattttcatacaaaaGTTTTACACATTGTAATTCACATACtacaaataccaaaaataattttaaattatttttttgtctcgaatttgtggttccgaaaccactttgtccgattagggtcaaaatcgggctattacaaggCATACATCTAGCTAGAATATGGCACATAATGTCACAATAAATTGAGCATAATAACATAGGTATCCATATGTATTAGGCATTATAACATGTCCAAAGCATCACCAAATTATACCAATTCATATAATAtcatcaatattttatatactatcATCAAACTACTAGTTCATACCATTACAATTTTAACCACATATCTTAATAGCTTATCAAATTtggttcatttttattttctgattttaaGATTCACTTTTAACGTTTCGCGCAATGGAACCCTAGTAAATCAGACTCAAACACGTGGGTGAACTAAACCACACTAAGATGGCTCGTATGAGTATAAAATACACCACACCGAAGCGCTGAAGTGCAAAGCCCGTAGGcttcaaatgtatatacatattcaaatacatccctccaccacaccaaGGTCTCCGTAGAGACAATGAATACTCGAtgatccgcaacaaatgttggatcccGAAATTTGAAGATacgttttaagaaaaaatttctAGCCAAGTATGTCAATTTCCACCAAAATCTTAACTTCaagcataaataaaatgaaaataaacacaagAATACCTATTCAACAAGGGTAATAAGTTCCATAAGAACTTACCTTTCAAAACACAAAACGAGTTGGCTTCTTAGggactattccacaatttttgTCTTTCTTCTACAAGCTCCacttttatccaatttttgttctatacaaatatatatacataccaaatcaatatCATATTTAACACACCATAGCCATTCAATGGCTCACAAGAAAATGTTATGAGatgcatcattcaaattaactcccttttttttaaaacactcatatttttcaatttattcaatttagcccttgaACGCAAGATAAGCATATTTTTCGATTCCTAACTTCAAATGAAAATTCgatttcacattctttcattagggaccctatactttctatttctaacacaatttcattataggttttacatttattcaatttggtccctaattttACAAAGCTAACAAACAAGTTTATTAAACTATACAATCTAAgtcattttcataatctaagctcAATATCTATCAATTCCAAgcttatttaatcaatttatgaaCAATGAAAATTtgctaaaaattcaacaattgaacaaattgatacatgggctaGTTAAATCAAGATCTCATGgtcataaatctataaaaaaaaatacatgaatttagcttaaattaCCTTTCAATTGATAATGGTCAAATGCTAGGAGAACTTTGAAGCTTtcatctaatttttttctatgtGGACAGTGGGGAATGAGGAAGATGAGAATGTcatcatcatccactaactATAAGAAAGCAAtggtttaattatcattttggtCTTCTAGATAATTACTATCTAGGCCTTCAAgccttttcttaattaaaactcagtagcaatttaattaactattttattggCTAAATTACTTGATCATTTTTTGTTATATTCTCATATTAACTCATTAAATATTCCTATTTTATACTTACAGACTCGGTTTACAGAAATGGGGTTCCGAAACTGCATTTTTTGGTACACTGAAAATTGAGTcattacaattatataattatttaaattattattcaaaatctcttttatttataaaatattatttatcttaaatattatttatattaaatatggtatatattatttattgttcaattttatttataaaaactaaatgtGTATATTCTCGTGCATGTGAGGAAGAaaactaatataatataaataccTAAAGATACATTAAACAAGATACTAGGGATAGAAGAATTAGAATCATCTCCACCTTTAAacctaaattgtaaaagaacaTATGTTATTGAAGGTAAGAAAaaccttctctttttctctccataaaaaccttcaaaattgtttatgtatgtatgtacgtACGTATGTTTGGGCCTGTTTAGTTTAAGTTATTGGGTGTAAAAGAACATACATAATGCAAAACCACCAAATATACCTCCATTTTCACAAGACTATACTCACATACATAACCAATAGCTAAACCAcgaaatataataaatattattaaaataccaCATTCAACACTGAAACATGAATCGAACCCaatattcatattcatattcaCAAAACTTGACTATTCTCCACTCCAATTCATATACCGAGCTAAGAACAACTCACAATTccaaaaacacaacaaaagtGAAACTCTAAGGTTAAAATGAAACCTGAAAATCGACTTGTTTCATAATGATTTCACATTCATCTCTAAACGAGATGCAATAAATGGACATGATCCAATATTAGACATACAAAAATAGTCGAttaatagccaaaacaaatggaTGAGTCGTTACCTTTCAGTTGCCTCCGATTAGCCAATTGGCTCGTTTTCTTACTTTGGATCTCCATGATTTTCCCCTAAAACCTACTTGTCATTAGTCATTGACGTGAGACGTAGTTCCCTACCTATGTTCCATGTCTCTTTTGTTTCTTACAAGGATTGCTTTGATCTTCCTCAAAGTTTTCATATTCTTTTATCAGGTCATTCTATTTTCATCACCAGTAATAATATTAGTCATAGAAGGGaaacaaagaataataaattagaatGAGTTTAGGCTTACTTGGGAATTAGAAGTTGAAAGATGGCATAGATATTCTTCAAAATTCTTAGATTTTTCTACCATGTCAATTTGCTGTGATCAACAAGAGAGTAGAAAAATTAATGAGCCACTTGTGTAAATTCTAAACAATATATAACAACATCCtctttcaataataaatatatttttttcttcactaTGCTCTTTCTCTTCTATATCTATTAACCCTAATAAAGCTTATTTTCATTCCAATTCTTTGGTATTGATCGGAGAATATAATTAAGAGTGAAACCTAAAACcaattactgattttttttaaatactaaatactaaggAAACTTGGAAATGCGAGTACATGTTCTCTGAAAAATTGTTGTATGGTGCTATTAAGGTCATTTTCCCAATGCTCTTCATAACACCCACTCCAATAGAATTCTACTTCGTTCAACATTGGAGTGTTTGAGTGTCTTTGAGAGAATATCTTCATCTTTGGACAATCTTCTACAATTACAGTTTGTAAGGATGGGAATCCAAACGTATAATTCCATGATGAGCAGAAGCTTTCTAGCTTTGGTAGAGATTCAAGTTCCAAACTGTTGAGTTGTGGAAAAATGATTTCATCTTGATCATTGTTGTCCCCACCTTCTATTATTTCTTCTATCTTTTTGCAATTAAGTATACTCATTTCTTTGAGTTGCACTAGACTTTTGGCTGTAGAATGTGTAATTAGTTTTATGATTCCATCACATTCTCTTACCTCCAATATTACCAAATTTTGGAAAGGTACCGAGGATGGAACTAAACGCCATATCTCTTTCACTCCAACATTCCATCCCAAAGTAAGTTGATGTAGATTTGGAAACATATACTGCATAATTCCCAATTATTTGTTAAacaacacatacatatataatatgcattttttaaaattaaaacagcctaacattaaaaaaataattattatggtaaagaatttaatatcaaaataagaataataaataagaaaatagttttgaaaatagGATGATACCTTATTTACCCAAAAGAGGGGTTGTTCATTAATGCTTCCACTTATTTCTTGAGAAGCAAACAATATCTCTACTTTGTTACATCCATACACTTCCATCTTCTTCAATAAATGCCAACTTATGGTCTGCGTCTTATGACATATACTCTTTAGATTTGGCAAGGCAATGAGAGTCAAGGATGGTAGACATGGAAATTCAAATGTAATAACATTCGATTGAATGAGTTGGGGAGAAAGTGATTGCATAGCACTAAAGTTAATTTCTTGGGATTGggattcacatattatttcttCTAATGATTCACAATTCCATATGCTCAAATTCTCAAGCTTTTGAAGTCTCATCAACATACTCAATGGAAAAACATTCAACAACTTAGGACAACCTTCCAAGAAAAAAGAAGTTAGTTTAGAATAGGAATGTTCATCAAGTTGGTTAGGCCATAGCCTTTCCACGTTTTCCATGCCACCACTACTACTCAAACACTTTTTTACCAATTCTTTCACGCTATCATCATCACGACATGCTTCTAGCTCACATTCCATAGTTGTTCTAATATCCAAATCAACATCTTGTACCTCATATTCAATGCCACAACAAATACCCAATTCCTCTAGCACAGGAAATATCACCTATATTTACATGCATAATTCATTTGAATGTGTCAGTAACTATTTACCAATAAGCAAAGTTAAGATAATAGAAATTTTTGCACCTTCTTACTACAACTATTATGTcatgttttacattttctttttcacttatCTCAGAAATGACATCAGGTTtcgaaacaaaacaaaacaaaaattaatcttttaaccttaaaatgtTAGAATGCccctttaaaatattacaatatttgtaatataaaaactaaatgtaAAAGGATCAAACACTAAATACTCAACATatgataaatgttaaaaattaactatttcATCTTTAATCATCgaagatatttatatatatacacaaaattaaagaaagaacaatatatatatatatatattaacataccTTTTCACTGAAGAGATATTATGGCCGAGGTACACTAAGATCAAATGAAATATTGTTTCCAATACTTGCAGTCTCAAAATGGAATGCACTCAAAACACGACATTTCTTTATTTCTAATTTCcttaaaagtgaaaattcaaTTGGATTGATTCCACAACAAAATCTTTTGAGATTAGAAAGATTGTTGAGTTTCAACGAGTTAAGCTTAGGGAACACCCTTATGCTGTTGTTAATCCTTTCTTCTCCACCTAGTATTCCTTCTATTATGTCTTCCATTTCATCACAATGAGAAACAATAAGTGTTTCTAGTTGCACAAAGCTTTTAACCATAGATGAAGTAAATGCACACTTCAACTTATGGCATTCCCACACTTCCAAACATGTTAAACTTTGAACACCAAGAGACACCGTAAGAAGTTGATCATCATGCCATATTTTTTCAATCCCATTGACTGAATCTAAATACAACTCCTCCAATGCCACAGGAAACAAAACCTACAAATAAAACCATGTTTCACATCATGTCTTAattatcattcaaaatatataataaggaTTGTCATATAAACAATTCTACCTAAGAATTACAACTCCATCTTCTCggattctttttttatattaattggtTTCAAACAGGCTCCGTACTAGGGGAAGTACCCTATATTCTTAAATAAGTTTTGCTAACTAGTGCATTTTTTACCCGTTTTAAGGGTACttaatatatcctcaaaatattataacaaataataataataactcttCCATGTAATTTAAAAGAACAGAAAAAGGAAAGgcatatcaaaataaaattcgtTGGAAGCGataaataagagaaagaaagataaagaTTGAAATAAATACCATTTTACCGAAAAGCCACGTGACAGATTGAAGGGTTTTCTGTGAATACCAGGCGCCATTGAATGTGGGCAAATATCGTAACGATAAAGAACGTAACTGAGGGAATTCTAAGTTATCATTCTCGCCAAtctcttcttccttttcaaCAAGTATGAACTCTCTCATGTTGTTGCAATGGGATACCTCAATTTCTTCAAGTTGGCGAAGCCTTTTGGCTATGGAGAAGGAGAACAAATTCTTCAACATCTTGCACTCGCTGCCTTCTAGGAACCTTAGTCGCCCAAATGATTCAGCTTTGAGTTGAGCTTCACATATTGACTCCAAATTCATCAAACTATGAAGATCCAATGACTCCAGACAAGAAACCAACATCCTGGAGCCTATCACAAATTTCATGTCTGAGACATTCGAGAGCTTGAGATGCTTTAAATGTGGTAACCCTTGGTTAACTGGGTCGTCAAGCATTTCCCTAACATCTTCCGCTTCATCTACGTACAGACTTTCAGTTTTTCTCAACAATAGTTTAATCCCACCATACAAATTACTTCTTTTCATCTTCAGCTTCAACATTCTTGACGCTTCCGTCCTCGTCTCAGTCCAATACCACTTACCATCTCCAATGCAAATCTTGTATCTTTCCAGCTTTCCAAGAAAAATGTTATCTTCTGGCATGGCTTGTTCATTAGGAACACGTACTTTCAAAGTGGTCAGACGTGACAAATACTGCAACTCAACCAGACTAGCATTGCTTCTTATAAGATTATCAGTTCCCTCAACCTCCCATCTATCAAAGCTATGAAAAAAGTATAGTTCTTCTAAACTTGATAAACTTGACAACACGTTTGGTGATACAACTTTAAGACTGTAACAATAGCTCAAGTCTAGCAATTTTAGCCTCCTCAACTGCCCTATCTCCTTTGAGAGCAGTCTAATACCAGAATTACGGAGGTCACGGATTTCTAAATTTACTAACTCTCCTAACATCACTATATCTTCTACTCCACAATCTATCAAACGCAACGCACAAAGACTTCTTAAGGAATCAATGGAGGAAGGCAAGGACGACAAATTCACTTTCTCGAGACTCAAGACTTTAAGTCTTTTCATACCCTTAAAAAAgttatttggaatttttaaacAAGAATCCCTATTAACCATAGCGAAAAAGGTAAGGTTCGGACATTCCAACTCATCAGGAAGCTCACTAACCTTAGTATGTTGTAGGCTAATAAGATTGTAGTTTCTCATTGTTTCGACATCTGACCACCCTTCAAATACATCTTCCTTTCCTAAAGCAAGCCAACCACGGTCCCTAGAAGCAATTGAAATGGCAACATCGCAAACAACATCATGCATGTCAAAGCATTCAGGGGTAGAACCAGCAAGTAGCAGAGAAGAGTCTTCGAGCTCACTAACCAACGTTAATACTCTGTTCCGTACTTTTTGTATTGCGTCAAGACCACGAAATAAGCCCAAGCCTGTGCAATATTTCAGCAAGTCTTCAATGGCAGCATTATGACCCATTATACTGCAGAGCAAGAAAACAGATTTAAGGTCCTCTGTTTTCAAATATTTGTAGCTCATTTCTATAGCTGAATACACAGCACTTGGTACCCCCCTGAAGTTTATTTCAGAGGGCTTTAGCTGCTCCAGAGCATCCTCCCATTCATGTGAATTCTCCTTATGTTTCAAAGCCTTTGCAACTGTTGCAATAGCGATCGGCAATCCTGCACATTTTTGGGCGACTTTAATTGCTTTAGACTGCAAGTCAGATCTTTCAGCAATAGGACCAGCCACGATCTTAAACAGGTTCCATGCTTCATCTTCTTTCAGGATATCAATTGGAAGGCTTTTCTGAGAACGCATCGACTTCAATACTTCGAGCCTCCTAGACGTCATCAAGATCTTCAATCCCTTGTTTTTATCTACAGAAGGAATTCCAAGTGCGTCCAAGTCATGTTCCTCCCAAATATCATCCAAGATGATAAGAACCTTGTTGATTTTCTTTAGCCGATCATGTAGCCGGGCAGCTCGTACATCAACGCTCCTCTCCTCAATTTTCAGGCCTAACTTCTCCGTAATCTCATTCTGAATATTTGAAATGCTTGATGCTTGTGTTATGGCAACCAAGATCACTTCATCAAACAGCTTTTTCTCCTTGGCAATGATTTGTCTGGCAGCCTCTTTGACAAGTGTGGTTTTGCCCACACCTCCCATCCCGTACACTCCTATTATGTTGATATTATCATCATCCAATGCCGCCATCACCCCATTGAAAGCATCGCTTCTTGATCCAAAGGCCTCGTACTCTTTTACAGGTCTAATGCTCATCCCTTCAAGAGCAGGACGGTAGGAAACTCTATCAAATTGATCCTTTCCATTCAAGAGTTGTGTTATGGCCTCCACCTCCTTTTCAGCTTTCTTGCTGAGATGGTAACGAGACT
This genomic window contains:
- the LOC105804481 gene encoding disease resistance protein At4g27190 — its product is MEALASILESLASKAAEYMVDSTPEQLGYLFNHESKFQNLWSKVQELKDARQRVQQSVDEANRNGEKIFDDVERWLAMVNDKISDQATTQLQEDEKKAMESYFAGFLLGIKSRYHLSKKAEKEVEAITQLLNGKDQFDRVSYRPALEGMSIRPVKEYEAFGSRSDAFNGVMAALDDDNINIIGVYGMGGVGKTTLVKEAARQIIAKEKKLFDEVILVAITQASSISNIQNEITEKLGLKIEERSVDVRAARLHDRLKKINKVLIILDDIWEEHDLDALGIPSVDKNKGLKILMTSRRLEVLKSMRSQKSLPIDILKEDEAWNLFKIVAGPIAERSDLQSKAIKVAQKCAGLPIAIATVAKALKHKENSHEWEDALEQLKPSEINFRGVPSAVYSAIEMSYKYLKTEDLKSVFLLCSIMGHNAAIEDLLKYCTGLGLFRGLDAIQKVRNRVLTLVSELEDSSLLLAGSTPECFDMHDVVCDVAISIASRDRGWLALGKEDVFEGWSDVETMRNYNLISLQHTKVSELPDELECPNLTFFAMVNRDSCLKIPNNFFKGMKRLKVLSLEKVNLSSLPSSIDSLRSLCALRLIDCGVEDIVMLGELVNLEIRDLRNSGIRLLSKEIGQLRRLKLLDLSYCYSLKVVSPNVLSSLSSLEELYFFHSFDRWEVEGTDNLIRSNASLVELQYLSRLTTLKVRVPNEQAMPEDNIFLGKLERYKICIGDGKWYWTETRTEASRMLKLKMKRSNLYGGIKLLLRKTESLYVDEAEDVREMLDDPVNQGLPHLKHLKLSNVSDMKFVIGSRMLVSCLESLDLHSLMNLESICEAQLKAESFGRLRFLEGSECKMLKNLFSFSIAKRLRQLEEIEVSHCNNMREFILVEKEEEIGENDNLEFPQLRSLSLRYLPTFNGAWYSQKTLQSVTWLFGKMVLFPVALEELYLDSVNGIEKIWHDDQLLTVSLGVQSLTCLEVWECHKLKCAFTSSMVKSFVQLETLIVSHCDEMEDIIEGILGGEERINNSIRVFPKLNSLKLNNLSNLKRFCCGINPIEFSLLRKLEIKKCRVLSAFHFETASIGNNISFDLSVPRP